The Candidatus Delongbacteria bacterium genome window below encodes:
- a CDS encoding aminotransferase class V-fold PLP-dependent enzyme, whose protein sequence is MNISNYRKLFPVVSKVIFLNNAAESPMNLRVYEALEDYSNLALNEPQNKKSPRSAIRERLATLFGGEISDYALVTSTGVGVGLVAQGFPWVAGDNIVVPAAEHWNNTFPWLALKSKGIEVRFVYPDDNERVKPEDFEKLIDNRTKIVACAAVRFNTGFRADLKSISSLAHKVGALFFVDGIQGAGVFEMNVIDLGIDIMSAAGFKWLLGLPGSGFLYINEKSRKLINPILPGMFAAENIYTELKYFEDARRYETGTIGYSLFHAWIAGLDLLIEIGVQNIHNRVIALTDIIVKGLKSRNYKIYSPIENINERSGIISFSTGNESSNSALVNKLAAKNIIVALRDGRIRVSPNFYNNEEEIEKFLENLD, encoded by the coding sequence ATGAATATTTCCAACTATCGCAAACTCTTTCCAGTAGTATCAAAAGTTATTTTTCTAAACAATGCAGCAGAATCACCAATGAATCTGAGAGTGTATGAAGCTCTGGAAGATTATAGTAATCTAGCCTTGAATGAACCTCAAAACAAAAAATCTCCACGATCAGCAATCCGTGAAAGGTTAGCTACTCTTTTTGGAGGAGAAATCTCCGATTATGCACTTGTAACTAGTACGGGTGTTGGAGTAGGTTTAGTAGCCCAAGGTTTTCCTTGGGTTGCTGGTGATAACATTGTGGTTCCAGCAGCAGAACATTGGAATAATACTTTTCCATGGCTGGCATTAAAATCTAAAGGTATAGAAGTAAGGTTCGTATACCCAGATGATAATGAGAGAGTTAAACCTGAAGATTTTGAAAAATTAATTGATAATAGAACAAAAATTGTCGCATGTGCCGCAGTTCGTTTTAATACTGGATTTCGAGCAGATCTAAAATCAATAAGTAGTTTAGCCCATAAAGTTGGTGCATTATTTTTTGTCGATGGCATACAAGGAGCTGGTGTATTTGAAATGAATGTAATTGATCTTGGCATCGATATTATGTCGGCTGCAGGCTTTAAATGGCTTCTTGGCTTACCTGGAAGTGGATTTCTTTACATCAACGAAAAATCAAGAAAACTCATCAATCCTATTTTGCCTGGTATGTTTGCTGCCGAAAACATTTATACAGAATTGAAATACTTTGAAGATGCTCGTCGTTATGAAACCGGAACCATTGGCTATTCTTTATTCCATGCTTGGATTGCCGGTTTGGATCTTTTAATTGAAATTGGAGTTCAAAATATTCATAATCGTGTTATTGCTTTGACAGATATTATTGTTAAAGGATTAAAATCCAGAAATTATAAAATTTACTCTCCAATTGAGAATATCAATGAACGGTCTGGAATCATCTCATTTTCTACCGGTAATGAATCAAGCAATTCAGCTTTGGTAAACAAACTGGCAGCAAAAAATATTATTGTCGCCCTTAGAGATGGGCGAATCAGAGTTAGTCCAAATTTTTATAACAATGAAGAAGAGATTGAAAAATTTCTAGAAAATTTGGATTAA